GATATTCTTCGTCTTGTTCAGATTGGAGCTGGGCGCGAGCATGGCCGGAATCTTTCTCGCAACGATTTTCTTGAGCAATATCGGCATCGCGAGCGTCGGCACGCTCCTCTCGACCATCTCGATAAATACGAAGACGCGCGATTTGATGCTGCCGATACTTTTCATGCCCGTTATAATACCGCTCTTGATTGCGGCGGTAGGCGCGACGGGGGGCCTTATGTCCGGTGAGGATCTGGCCGAAGTCTATCGCTCCATGCGGTTTATCGCCGTTTATGATATAATATTTTTGCTGGTAGCATATGCTCTTTACGATTATGTGATAAGCGAATAGCAGCGGTCTTACAGGAGGTGGTTGAGTGAAAAAATCGTCGTTGGTCTTGGCGAGTGTCGGTGCGGTGCTTCTCATGGCCGGAATCTATCTCGCCTTTTTCGTAGCGCCGGATGCCGTAGTAAGAATCGATGATAGAGAACTCGTAAGGTATAGCCAGAAGATATTCTATTTCCATGTCCCCGTCGCCGAGACCGCGCTCGTATTTCTTTTACTCGGAGGTTTTTTTGGCGCGATGTTTCTCGCTAAAAGAAAGCGCTCATACGAGCAGATGAGTTACGCGGCGGTCGAAATCGGCTTTATCTTCGTCATTCTGGTGATGCTTACGGGAATTCTATGGACACGCGCCGATTGGGGCGTCTGGTGGGAGTGGGAACCGAGGCTTACTACATTTTTAGTTCTCACACTGATGTATGCCGGGTACTTCGTTTTGCGTTCCTCGGTTCAAGAGGAGAGCGCGAAAGCGCGCTTCGGAGCGATATTTTCGATAATCGCGGCGGTAAATGTGCCCT
The Actinomycetota bacterium genome window above contains:
- the ccsA gene encoding cytochrome c biogenesis protein CcsA — translated: MKKSSLVLASVGAVLLMAGIYLAFFVAPDAVVRIDDRELVRYSQKIFYFHVPVAETALVFLLLGGFFGAMFLAKRKRSYEQMSYAAVEIGFIFVILVMLTGILWTRADWGVWWEWEPRLTTFLVLTLMYAGYFVLRSSVQEESAKARFGAIFSIIAAVNVPLTFVAGRLESLKPVHPTVFTLQGASMEGPMLAAFLVSMFGMLFFAFSLFIMRLDLLRAREDIEYLKEELEVG